One genomic segment of Virgibacillus doumboii includes these proteins:
- the fabF gene encoding beta-ketoacyl-ACP synthase II has product MEQKRVVVTGLGAISPVGNDVETMWDNIVAGNSGIDFVTKVNKDAFPAKVAAEVKDFDPTNYMDKKDARKMDPFTQYAVAAARMAVDDANLTIDESNANRVGVWIGSGIGGMQTWEDQHTKFLEKGPRRVSPFFVPMMIPDMAAGQVSIQLGAKGINSCSTTACASGASSIGDAFKTIQRGDADYIIAGGTEAPISNMAFAGFCSAKALSLNEDPKTASRPFDKNRDGFVMGEGSGIMVLETLESAQERGAHIYGEIVGYGATGDAYHVTAPAENGEGAARAMQQAIDDAGIQATDVDYVNAHGTSTALNDKYETIAIKTVFGDHASELAVSSTKGVTGHLLGAAGGIESLIAIKSITDNVLPATVNYETPDPDCDLDYVPNESRKQDVDVVVSNSLGFGGHNVALIFKKYS; this is encoded by the coding sequence ATGGAACAAAAAAGAGTAGTAGTTACGGGACTTGGTGCAATATCCCCCGTTGGAAATGATGTTGAAACGATGTGGGATAATATTGTTGCGGGAAATTCCGGAATAGATTTTGTAACAAAGGTAAATAAAGACGCTTTTCCCGCAAAAGTTGCTGCTGAAGTAAAAGACTTTGACCCAACAAATTATATGGACAAAAAAGACGCCAGGAAGATGGACCCATTCACACAGTATGCAGTCGCAGCTGCGAGGATGGCAGTTGACGATGCGAATTTGACTATTGATGAAAGTAATGCCAATCGTGTTGGTGTCTGGATCGGTTCAGGTATCGGCGGCATGCAGACATGGGAAGACCAGCACACGAAATTTCTTGAAAAGGGTCCCCGTCGTGTAAGTCCGTTTTTCGTACCAATGATGATTCCTGATATGGCTGCAGGCCAGGTATCCATTCAGCTTGGCGCAAAGGGCATCAACTCTTGTTCAACAACAGCATGTGCTTCGGGTGCAAGTTCGATTGGTGATGCATTCAAAACAATTCAGCGTGGTGATGCAGACTACATCATTGCAGGTGGTACAGAGGCACCTATTTCAAATATGGCATTTGCAGGATTCTGTTCGGCCAAAGCATTGTCATTAAATGAGGATCCAAAAACGGCAAGTCGCCCGTTTGACAAAAACCGTGACGGCTTTGTAATGGGTGAAGGTTCGGGTATCATGGTACTGGAAACACTGGAATCAGCGCAAGAAAGAGGTGCACATATATACGGTGAAATTGTCGGATATGGTGCAACAGGCGATGCATACCATGTTACAGCTCCTGCTGAGAATGGTGAAGGAGCGGCACGTGCGATGCAACAGGCCATTGATGATGCGGGAATCCAGGCAACTGATGTTGATTATGTTAATGCACATGGAACAAGTACAGCCCTTAATGATAAGTACGAAACAATAGCAATCAAAACGGTATTTGGTGATCATGCTTCCGAACTCGCTGTTTCATCAACAAAAGGGGTAACGGGGCATTTGCTTGGAGCAGCAGGCGGAATTGAATCGTTAATTGCCATTAAATCAATTACCGATAATGTTTTGCCGGCAACTGTAAATTATGAGACACCTGATCCGGATTGTGATCTTGATTATGTACCGAACGAATCAAGAAAACAGGATGTGGACGTTGTTGTCAGCAACTCACTCGGATTTGGGGGACACAATGTCGCACTTATTTTTAAAAAATATAGTTAA